Proteins found in one Ornithorhynchus anatinus isolate Pmale09 chromosome 8, mOrnAna1.pri.v4, whole genome shotgun sequence genomic segment:
- the LOC114813843 gene encoding uncharacterized protein LOC114813843 isoform X1: protein MEGDWCGRAELLLETVRSVQQRSVPPQFGRPDRPLPHGRWTCPRSALQMAQMDLREGEAPSPSAHLGDPAGAHPPRCSIWEEEPRESLRRQHPRERAGEAGLALGIAEAFRERTSKGRLSARFPSRTSHPGPPRDEPDPDAVDDRGSRRRFVHFTSQWSHKVAPGPNFARESADVAQQTAGPGSSCRSTLKASRSLLRGFF from the exons ATGGAAGGAGATTGGTGCGGAAGGGCGGAATTATTGTTGGAGACTGTGCGGAGTGTCCAGCAGAGGTCAGTGCCACCGCAGTTTGGTCGGCCTGACCGTCCCCTCCCCCACGGGCGctggacctgcccaaggtcagctCTGCAGATGGCTCAGATGGACTTGCGGGAGGGAGAAGCGCCTTCACCTTCAGCCCATCTGGGTGACCCCGCTGGAGCTCATCCTCCCCGCTGCTCAATCTGGGAAGAAGAGCCCCGAGAGTCTCTGCGGCGGCAACATCCCAGGGAGAGGGCCGGAGAGGCCGGCCTGGCCCTCGGAATCGCAGAGGCCTTCCGGGAGCGGACATCCAAAGGCCGGTTGTCCGCCCGGTTCCCCAGCCGGACGTCCCACCCGGGGCCGCCTCGAGATGAGCCGGACCCCGACGCCGTCGACGACCGGGGAAGCAGGCGGAG ATTCGTGCATTTCACTTCCCAATGGAGCCACAAGGTGGCACCAGGACCCAACTTTGCCCGGGAATCCGCCGACGTCGCCCAGCAAACTGCGGGTCCAG gTTCAAGTTGTCGTTCCACTCTAAAAGCATCTCGGAGTCTTTtaagaggatttttttaa
- the LOC114813843 gene encoding uncharacterized protein LOC114813843 isoform X2, whose product MEGDWCGRAELLLETVRSVQQRSVPPQFGRPDRPLPHGRWTCPRSALQMAQMDLREGEAPSPSAHLGDPAGAHPPRCSIWEEEPRESLRRQHPRERAGEAGLALGIAEAFRERTSKGRLSARFPSRTSHPGPPRDEPDPDAVDDRGSRRRFKLSFHSKSISESFKRIFLKSKLEEEKISRFMISDATAQH is encoded by the exons ATGGAAGGAGATTGGTGCGGAAGGGCGGAATTATTGTTGGAGACTGTGCGGAGTGTCCAGCAGAGGTCAGTGCCACCGCAGTTTGGTCGGCCTGACCGTCCCCTCCCCCACGGGCGctggacctgcccaaggtcagctCTGCAGATGGCTCAGATGGACTTGCGGGAGGGAGAAGCGCCTTCACCTTCAGCCCATCTGGGTGACCCCGCTGGAGCTCATCCTCCCCGCTGCTCAATCTGGGAAGAAGAGCCCCGAGAGTCTCTGCGGCGGCAACATCCCAGGGAGAGGGCCGGAGAGGCCGGCCTGGCCCTCGGAATCGCAGAGGCCTTCCGGGAGCGGACATCCAAAGGCCGGTTGTCCGCCCGGTTCCCCAGCCGGACGTCCCACCCGGGGCCGCCTCGAGATGAGCCGGACCCCGACGCCGTCGACGACCGGGGAAGCAGGCGGAG gTTCAAGTTGTCGTTCCACTCTAAAAGCATCTCGGAGTCTTTtaagaggatttttttaaaaagtaaactaGAAGAAGAAAAGATTTCCAGGTTTATGATTTCTGATGCTACTGCCCAACATTAA